From the genome of Vitis riparia cultivar Riparia Gloire de Montpellier isolate 1030 chromosome 2, EGFV_Vit.rip_1.0, whole genome shotgun sequence, one region includes:
- the LOC117928769 gene encoding 3-oxoacyl-[acyl-carrier-protein] synthase I, chloroplastic-like — translation MAAFAGICSSGVRFRGKESGSLAQYHGLRPVENKQMASAMVRPSGSISSPARKCRTIRAVASPTVSAPKREKDPKKRIVITGMGLVSVFGSDIDTFYDKLLQGVSGISLIDRFDASNFSVRFGGQIRDFSSKGYIDGKNDRRLDDCWRYCLVAGRRALDNASLGTEVLETMDRSRIGVLVGSGMGGLTAFSNGVEALIQKGYKKITPFFIPYSITNMGSALLAIDTGLMGPNYSISTACATANYCFYAAANHIRRGEADIMVAGGTEAAIMATGVGGFIACRALSQRNEDPQKASRPWDKDRDGFVMGEGSGVLIMESLEHAMKRGANIIAEYLGGAITCDAHHMTDPRSDGLGVSSCIAKSLEDAGVSPEEVNYVNAHATSTLAGDLAEVNAIKKVFKDTSEIKMNGTKSMIGHGLGAAGGLEAIATIKAITTGWIHPTINQYNLEPDVTIDTVPNVKKKHEVHVGISNSFGFGGHNSVVVFAPFNP, via the exons ATGGCAGCTTTTGCAGGAATTTGTTCTTCTGGTGTGCGTTTTAGAGGCAAAGAATCAGGGTCTCTGGCTCAATACCATGGGCTCAGGCCAGTGGAGAATAAACAAATGGCTTCAGCTATGGTTAGGCCAAGTGGGTCAATTTCATCTCCAG CTCGGAAATGCAGAACAATCAGGGCAGTGGCTTCTCCAACTGTTTCTGCTCCCAAAAGGGAGAAAGATCCCAAGAAGCGAATTGTCATAACAGGAATGggccttgtttcagtttttggCAGTGACATTGATACATTCTATGACAAACTCCTCCAAGGAGTGAGTGGGATTAGCCTAATTGACAGGTTTGATGCTTCAAACTTTTCTGTCCGGTTTGGCGGTCAGATTCGTGATTTCTCTTCCAAAGGCTACATTGATGGGAAAAATGATCGGCGTCTTGATGATTGCTGGAGGTACTGTTTAGTTGCTGGCAGGAGAGCCCTTGACAATGCCAGCCTTGGAACTGAAGTCCTTGAAACT ATGGACAGGTCGAGAATTGGTGTTCTAGTGGGATCAGGCATGGGAGGCTTAACAGCATTTAGCAATGGAGTAGAAGCTCTTATCCAAAAGGGATATAAGAAGATAACTCCATTTTTCATCCCTTACTCCATCACCAATATGGGTTCAGCATTGTTAGCTATAGATACCGGCTTAATGGGGCCCAATTACTCCATTTCAACAGCTTGTGCTACTGCAAATTACTGCTTTTACGCAGCTGCCAATCACATTAGAAGAGGTGAAGCAGATATCATGGTAGCTGGTGGGACTGAGGCTGCCATTATGGCTACTGGGGTTGGTGGCTTTATAGCTTGTCGGGCTTTGTCTCAAAGAAATGAGGACCCTCAGAAAGCCTCTAGACCATGGGACAAAGATCGTGATGGCTTTGTCATGGGAGAAGGCTCTGGTGTGCTG ATTATGGAGAGCTTGGAGCATGCAATGAAAAGAGGAGCCAATATAATTGCAGAGTATTTGGGAGGTGCTATTACATGTGATGCTCATCATATGACCGATCCCCGGTCGGATGGTCTTGGAGTTTCTTCATGCATAGCCAAGAGTTTGGAAGATGCTGGAGTTTCACCAGAAGAG GTGAACTATGTGAATGCTCATGCAACATCAACTCTGGCAGGGGATTTGGCAGAGGTCAATGCCATCAAGAAGGTCTTCAAGGACACATCTGAGATAAAGATGAACGGGACTAAG TCAATGATTGGACATGGGCTTGGGGCTGCTGGTGGATTGGAAGCCATAGCAACCATAAAAGCAATCACCACTGGATGGATACATCCAACCATTAACCAATAT AACTTGGAGCCTGATGTAACAATTGACACTGTTCCAAATGTGAAGAAAAAGCATGAAGTTCATGTTG GTATCTCTAATTCATTTGGCTTTGGTGGGCACAACTCTGTGGTTGTTTTTGCTCCTTTCAACCCCTAA
- the LOC117932989 gene encoding auxin response factor 9, translated as MANPEGFGGEGDDLYAELWKACAGPLVDVPRRGERVFYFPQGHVEQLEASTNQELSQRIPLFNLPSKILCRVIHIQLRAEQETDEVYAQITLLPEPDQAEPRSPDPCTPEPPRPTVHSFCKVLTASDTSTHGGFSVLRKHANECLPQLDMNQATPTQELVAKDLHGYEWRFKHIFRGQPRRHLLTTGWSTFVTSKRLVAGDSFVFLRGDNGELRVGVRRLARQQSTMPTSVISSQSMHLGVLATASHAVATQTLFIVYYKPRTSQFIIGLNKYLEAVSNGFAVGMRFKMRFEGEDSPERRFSGTIVGGEDFSPEWKDSEWRSLKVQWDEPASIPRPEKVSPWEIEHYVSSVPQSLAPPGVLKNKRPRSNESPVPETGSAAASAVWHLGLTQSHDLTQMSSTAEGKRSENHVMWHHKQADIGGPLINSNTACVSRTQTEGSWLSSSHVSASQHQFQDATEDSKSVSAWPALSGYSTLHSSKPISDTIIDPNGNGKKAETATSCRLFGFELMNHSSSPPVGKAHAHSISVSSGTAEGNGRQSILSASDSDQKSDLSKASKEQKQGQSHVSPKEIQSKQNCYSNTRSRTKVQMQGIAVGRAVDLTALEGYDELIDELEEMFEIKGELRPRYKWEIVFTDDEGDMMLVGDDPWPEFCNMVRRIFICSSQDVKKMSPGSKLPISSIEGEGTTISLDSTEN; from the exons ATGGCGAATCCTGAAG GTTTCGGAGGAGAGGGAGATGATCTGTATGCAGAGCTCTGGAAGGCGTGTGCGGGCCCACTCGTTGACGTTCCTCGGCGGGGAGAGAGGGTGTTCTATTTTCCGCAAGGACACGTGGAGCAA TTGGAGGCGTCGACGAATCAGGAGTTGAGTCAACGGATTCCGCTGTTTAATCTTCCTTCGAAGATCCTTTGTCGCGTTATTCACATTCAACTCCGG GCTGAACAAGAAACAGATGAGGTTTATGCGCAAATTACTTTACTGCCAGAACCAGAT CAAGCTGAGCCTAGAAGTCCTGATCCGTGTACTCCGGAGCCTCCAAGACCCACGGTGCACTCATTTTGCAAGGTTCTAACTGCCTCTGATACTAGCACTCATGGTGGTTTTTCTGTTCTCCGAAAACATGCTAATGAATGCCTTCCTCAACTG GACATGAACCAGGCAACCCCAACGCAGGAATTGGTTGCTAAGGATCTTCATGGCTATGAGTGGAGATTTAAGCATATTTTCAGAG GTCAACCTCGGAGGCATTTACTTACAACAGGATGGAGTACATTTGTTACTTCTAAGAGATTAGTTGCAGGGGATTCCTTTGTATTCTTGAG GGGGGACAATGGAGAATTACGGGTTGGAGTTAGGCGGCTTGCCCGTCAACAGAGCACGATGCCTACGTCTGTGATCTCTAGCCAGAGCATGCACCTGGGAGTGCTTGCAACTGCATCTCATGCTGTTGCAACCCAGACCCTCTTCATTGTATATTATAAACCAAG GACAAGTCAATTCATCATAGGCTTGAACAAATATTTAGAAGCTGTTAGCAATGGGTTTGCTGTTGGTATGCGATTCAAGATGAGATTTGAAGGCGAGGATTCTCCTGAGAGAAG GTTTTCGGGCACAATAGTTGGCGGAGAAGATTTTTCTCCAGAGTGGAAAGATTCTGAATGGAGATCATTGAAG GTTCAATGGGATGAACCTGCTTCCATTCCTAGACCTGAGAAGGTTTCTCCATGGGAGATAGAACATTATGTTTCTTCAGTGCCACAAAGTCTAGCTCCACCAGGAGTTCTAAAGAACAAAAGACCACGATCTAATGAAAGCCCAGTTCCTG AAACAGGATCTGCAGCTGCATCAGCTGTCTGGCATCTTGGATTGACTCAGTCTCATGATTTAACTCAAATGAGTAGCACTGCTGAAGGAAAAAGAAGTGAAAACCATGTTATGTGGCATCACAAGCAGGCAGATATTGGTGGTCCACTCATAAATAGCAATACCGCCTGTGTATCAAGGACTCAGACCGAGGGTAGCTGGCTATCCTCTTCCCACGTGAGTGCTTCTCAGCATCAGTTTCAGGATGCAACAGAAGATAGTAAAAGTGTGTCTGCTTGGCCTGCTCTATCAGGCTATTCAACGCTGCACTCATCCAAGCCCATTAGCGATACGATCATTGACCCAAATGGAAATGGGAAGAAAGCCGAGACGGCTACAAGTTGCCGGCTGTTTGGCTTTGAGCTGATGAATCACTCAAGCTCACCTCCTGTGGGGAAGGCACATGCCCATTCAATCAGTGTTTCGAGCGGCACTGCTGAAGGAAATGGTCGGCAAAGTATTCTGTCAGCCTCTGATTCAGACCAAAAGTCTGACCTGTCAAAGGCTTCCAAAGAGCAGAAGCAAGGACAGTCACATGTCTCCCCTAAAGAGATTCAGAGCAAGCAGAATTGCTATTCAAATACAAGAAGTCGAACCAAG GTCCAAATGCAGGGTATTGCTGTTGGACGGGCTGTGGACTTGACTGCATTGGAAGGGTATGATGAGCTTATTGATGAACTGGAGGAGATGTTTGAAATTAAGGGAGAGCTTCGGCCACGGTATAAATGGGAAATTGTCTTCACAGATGATGAAGGGGATATGATGCTTGTGGGCGATGATCCATGGCC GGAATTCTGTAACATGGTGAGAAGAATTTTCATTTGCTCAAGCCAAGACGTGAAGAAGATGAGCCCAGGAAGCAAACTTCCCATCTCCTCCATAGAAGGTGAAGGGACTACCATAAGCTTAGACTCAACCGAAAATTAG
- the LOC117931438 gene encoding putative uncharacterized protein DDB_G0293878: MEGNQQSFWQFSDQLRVQTSNLANLSLNESIWSSPYTKRQDERRNFDIRVGGEINSGSSLKQKGLDFNGGYDMRVGGEINSGSSLKQKVLDFNGGYEMRVGGEINSGSSLKQKGSDFNGGYEMMVSREMNSVNDLRQKGNDYNGFNGGWKIGVSPFMGGAQSNVGVNGGFNKGVYSKPGNYINSNINVKNGNNKNGNFKGEDEHGVKVGKKNKGNKNNNNNNNNDGDNNSNGTKTAADKRFKTLPPSESLPRNETVGGYIFVCNNDTMQENLKRQLFGLPPRYRDSVRAITPGLPLFLYNYSTHQLHGVFEAASFGGTNIDPTAWEDKKCPGESRFPAQVRVVTRKICEPMEEDSFRPVLHHYDGPKFRLELNVPEALSLLDIFNEKTP, encoded by the exons ATGGAGGGCAATCAGCAATCGTTTTGGCAGTTCAGCGATCAGCTCAGAGTGCAGACTTCGAACTTGGCGAATCTCTCGTTGAACGAATCGATTTGGAGCAGTCCGTACACGAAGAGGCAAGATGAGAGGCGGAATTTTGATATCAGGGTCGGTGGGGAGATCAATTCCGGGAGCAGTTTGAAGCAGAAAGGGTTGGATTTTAATGGAGGTTACGATATGAGGGTCGGTGGGGAGATCAATTCCGGGAGCAGTTTGAAGCAGAAAGTGTTGGATTTTAATGGAGGTTACGAGATGAGGGTCGGCGGGGAGATCAATTCCGGGAGCAGCTTGAAGCAGAAAGGGTCGGATTTTAATGGGGGTTACGAGATGATGGTCAGTAGGGAGATGAATTCCGTGAATGATTTGAGGCAGAAGGGCAATGATTATAATGGGTTCAACGGTGGGTGGAAAATCGGGGTGAGCCCGTTCATGGGTGGAGCTCAGAGCAATGTTGGAGTCAATGGAGGATTCAACAAGGGCGTGTATTCAAAGCCTGGGAACTATATCAATAGCAACATCAATGTGAAGAACGGCAACAACAAGAATGGGAATTTCAAGGGAGAGGATGAGCATGGAGTGAAGGTTGGGAAGAAGAACAAAGGCAACAagaacaataacaataacaacaacaacgaTGGTGATAACAATAGTAACGGTACTAAGACCGCTGCTGATAAGCGCTTCAAGACGCTTCCACCATCGGAGTCTCTCCCCAGAAATGAGACCGTTGGTGGATACATCTTTGTCTGCAACAACGATACTATGCAAGAGAATCTCAAGAGACAGCTCTTTG GTTTGCCTCCCAGATACCGTGATTCAGTGCGGGCTATAACCCCAGGATTACCCCTTTTCCTCTACAATTACTCCACCCACCAGCTTCATGGAGTTTTTGAG GCTGCAAGCTTTGGAGGAACAAACATTGATCCAACTGCTTGGGAGGACAAGAAGTGCCCTGGTGAATCACGCTTCCCTGCTCAG GTGCGGGTGGTCACCAGGAAAATCTGTGAGCCAATGGAAGAGGATTCATTCAGGCCGGTCCTCCATCACTATGACGGCCCCAAGTTCCGCCTGGAGCTGAATGTGCCAGAG GCACTCTCTCTGTTGGACATCTTCAATGAGAAAACTCCCTGA